A region of the Microcystis aeruginosa FD4 genome:
AATTTTTGCCAAACTTCATGATAACAATTATTGGGCATATTTTGAACATCATTTAATGTTTCCATAATCAAATCTTTGGCCTGTTTTCTATTTACATTTTCTTTTAAAACTTCTAAATGCTTGTGTAACTGTTCTAATAACCATTGTTTATCTTCAACCGAAAAATTTCGTAACTTTTGTTCAAGTTCAATAATTTGAGGGGATATCATAAAATTAACTCCTGACCGAGATTAGTCTAGTTTAATGATAACAAAAGCTTCAGATTTAAGGCTTTAACTAAAGATTACCTTGTTATAAATATCTGCTATCTCTACCTCAACCCGCAAAGAGTTTAAATGAATTATCGTATCAGTTTCATAAGCTGTAAACAACCAATGATCGCCTTCTTTTTGAAAATGTTCAATATAAAGTCTTTCCTGAGAAATCAATAAATATTCCTGAAAAGTTGCAATGGTTCGATAAGCGGCAAACTTTTCTTCTCTGTCGTAATTAGCAGTAGAAGAAGACAAAACCTCCGTAATCAAAACAGGATTAATTAAAGTATCTTTGCGTCCTTCTTGACAAGTGAGAGGTTCAGAAACTACCATAATATCAGGATAGGTAGCTATTTGGCACTCAGGTATCCATAAACGCTGATCGGTGACAAAAACGGCATAGGGTTGATTCTTTAGTCCAGTATATAAAGCCACTAATAAATTACGGCTCATCTGAGTTCAGTATGCTAAAAGCAACATCCTAGTTGGTTAAGAAAGTATTAAATTTCCTCTTAGGAAGATAAAATCAGCTATCAATTCAGCGTTTTGAGGCTTTATAATAATAGAGAGACCCATAAATTTTATAACAACTAAGTAGAAACCTATTATGATTTCCCTCAATCATCCTAAATCATCACTACAGATTTTTGAAGAAATCCTAAATTTCCAGACTCATAAACCAGTTGAAATTAGCATAATAGACGACATGATTTTCGTGAAATTAGAAGTAAAGGATAAATCAGCTATTTGTCCGAGATCTGGTTGTGAGAGTCGTAAGCTAACTGGTTTAGTGAAGTGACTGCCTACTTTGAGCATCGATTAGTAATGGTTGTGTTGAAAGTCTCAACAATAAGCTCAAGGTAATAAAGCGATGTGGATATGGGTTTCGCAATTTTGAGATACGAGTTCTTCTATCCTGTAATAAATCTATCACTTTAGCCTAAAAAACTCGGATGAACCCGCAAATGAATATGAATAACGATAGACAACATCTCAAATTATTATCAATCTTCCACTATATTATGGGAGGGATTCTTGCCTTTTTCTTTCTCTTTCCACTTATCCACTTTACTATTGGTCTACTCATCATTACCGAATCTATTTCAGTACATTCATCTGGGAATTTACCGCCTCAAGCGGCCGGGTATTTTTTCGCCGTTGTTGGTGGCCTATTTTTCATATTAGGAGAAGTTTTTGCTATTGCTACCATTGTATCGGGGCGATTCCTCAAACGCCGCCAGAGATACTGGTTTTCCTTCGTTATGGCCTGCATCCTCTGCTCATTCACTCCCTTGGGGACAATCCTCGGAGTCTTCACGATTATTGTTCTCTCCCGCCAGTCCGTCAAGGAGCTATACGGGCTTCCTAATGCAGATACCGTTAATTAACATCTCCAAATGAGAGCAGCCCTCAATGAATAGGCTTAGTAGCGGCCGCCGTCACGCTCAATAGACCTCCTGCAAAAATAGGAACTGATTATGTATAATCAAGTAAAACACTCAGAAAAACCATGACTTACGAAAAAGTAAAAAATTTGAATCCAGAAGAGTTTAAACGCTTTTGTGGAGTATATCCTGAAACATTTAAGGATATGGTGAAGGTTTTGGCTGCCGAAAAAGTTCTGCAAAAAAAATCGGGAAGACCAAGTAAATTAAGTCTAGAAGACCAAATCTTGATGACCTTAGAGTATTTACGGGAATATAGTACTTATTTCCATCTCGCAATTAATTGGGAGATTAATGAGACAACAGCCCTAAGAATCACTAGAAAGGTAGAAAATATTCTGATAAAATCTGGATTGTTTAATCTGCCTGGGAAAAAGACAGTTCACCAGGCGAATAGTGACCTAGAGGTAGTGGTAGTAGATGTAGCAGAGCATGAGATAGAAAGACCTCAAAAAAAGCAGAAAGATTACTATAGCGGGAAACAAGGCTATTATACAATAAAATCGCAAGTTCTTGCGGCACAAAAAACAGGAATGATAATCTGTACCGCTCATGGAAAGGGAAGAATACATGACTTTAATCTTTGGAAAAATAGTCAAATTGGGAGCGATAAAAGTATTGAATGTTTAGCAGATAAGGGCGATCAAGGAATTCAAAAGCTGCACAAAAATAGTAGAATTCCTAACAAAAAAAAGAAAAATCAAGAATTAAGTTTAGAAGAAAAAGAATTTAATCGCCAGTTATCAAGAGAAAGAATTGTTATCGAACATATTCACAGAAGTCTGAAGAGATTTAGAATTTTATCATCAAGATATAGGAATCGGAGACGACGTTTTGGTCTGAGATTTAATTTAATCGCTGGCATTTACAACTACGAACTTGCTTTAGGCTATCATCAAGTAGCTGAATAAGACTTTTGCAGGAGGTCTAATAAAAAAGCCACAAACTGGATACTTAAAATAATAAACGCTATCAACTGACCTAGCGATAATTGAACGGCGAGGACTAGGGAAGCCCCATACCAAAAAAGGAAGAGTACGATTAGGGTCAAAGGCAAGCGGAAAGAAAGAGGAAGGGGTTCTGAGCTACACTCGGCTACCAATCTGCTTCTTTTGAGAAGGTAATAAGTCCCACAGGCTAGGGCAGTTAGTCCAGTGGAAGCAAAGGCAAGTTGAGGACTGTAAATAGCCATTAATGATAGCATGGCCAAGACTTTAGGGAGTGTGACAGCGACTTTGAGAAAGAGGTTCCTAGCCAGACCGTTGCCGACGATGGCGGCGGTGAGCGCGGCTAGGCCGATCTCCGAGGCACTGGCAAAGAGAGTCGTCACTATCAAGAAAACACCCAATATGTTGAGAGCCTCAGGCGAGTTCTGGATGATGACCTTATCGATAATCACCTGAATGACTAAGGGGATAGACAACCAGAACAGAGTACCGAAGGCACTTAAAAAGAAGACGATTATCGATAAGAGCAGTTGAATGATAATTGTTACTCCCCGAAGCTAAACTCACCGGATGAACGATCCAGGCTAGACATACCATAAAATATTTAGCCACAAAAAAGCACCCCCTCGCGGGAGTGCCTTTTCGTTCAGACTAGGAATTAACCATTGATAGCAGGAGCAATCAGAGCTACGGGAGCCTGTTGGCCACTAGCTAAGTCTAAGGGGAAGTTATGTGCATTACGCTCGTGCATTACTTCCATCCCGATACCAGCGCGGTTTAACACATCAGCCCAAGTACCAATTACACGACCTTGAGAATCGAGAATCGACTGGTTGAAGTTAAAACCGTTGAGGTTGAACGCCATGGTGCTAACACCCATTGCCCGGCAGATGACAGAAATCAGCAAAGATGATAAGTATAATTTTATTTATAAAAAGTAAAATAAAATTAAAGATCAATAGATAACAACTATCATGGACTCCTTGCCAATTATTGCCTTTGTTGAAAAAATAGTATATACCGCTACGGGTAAATACTTAAATTTAATTCAAAAACAGATTATTTTTGGGACAATGATGGATAAAAGCTATTTTACTATTGCTGAAGAGATTGGTTATAGTGAAGGTTATGTTAAAGATGAAGGTTCTAAGTTGTGGAAACTTATGTCAGATAACTTAAATGAAAATATTACGAAAGCTAATGCTAAATCTCGCTTAAGAAGTTGGGAGTTCCCTGAAGGTTCGCCTCAATTATATTTAGATCACTCTCATTACCGCAATTCTTTACAAAATTCTATTCTTATTAATAACTACAATGATGTCAATATAGCAATTTATCAGGAGCAGGGGCAAACCTCCTCTGTCTCAGGCTCAAATCTTTGTGATTTGTCACAAATGCCCGCTTTAAAGCTTTGTTTGGGTCGAGTTCAGGAAATTTATCTCCTCGAACAAGCTATTTTAACTCATCAATTGATAGAGATAACGGGGTTAATCGGAGTGGGTAAAACAACTTTAATGGTTCAATTAGTCGATAAAGTTAAAGATAATTTTGAGTCTGTCATTTGGCGCAATTGCTCATTTTATAATTCTTGGAGAGAGCTTAAATTAGAGTTAATCCAGATTTTTAATAATAATCAGATATCTGAATTTGAGCAAGATAACTTAAACTATAAATTACTCAGCTATCTCAAAAAGCATAAATGTTTACTCATTTTGGATCAATGTGAAACCCTTTTTCAAGAGGGGCAAAATGCAGGAATTTACCGATCAGGTTATGAAAAATGCGAGCAATTTCTTGATTATACCACAAATTTAGAGCATCAAAGTTGTGTGTTTTTTGTCTCTAATGTTCAGAGGAAGTCTTTAGCTAAACAAGAATCGAGCTATTTATTAAAGTTGTCAGGATTACAAGAGTCAGCTAAGGAAATTTTAAGAATGGCAAATTTAAAACAAGACGAAAAATGGTCATTATTGATTGAGCAATATGGAGCAATACCTTTGTATTTAAAAATAGCGACTCAATCAATTAATACTCTGTTTAATAACCAAGTGTCTGCTTTTTTAAACTATCAAATTATTCCCGATGACTTAGAAGATATTCTATTAAAGCAGTGGCAATATTTATCAAAATTAGAACAAAAAATTATGATAGTTGTCAGTCAAGAGGAACAAGAGATAACCCTAGAAACCTTATTACATAATTTATCGGAACATCCCTCTAGTTTATTTAAAGCGATTCAGTCTTTACTGAGAAGAAATTTATTAGAAAAAAGAGAAGATGAGAATTATTGTAACTTTGTAACTTTGCCTATTATTAAACAATTTATCAATGAGTTAGTCAGTGCTGATTCTTAGATACCTCTAATTGTCACATTTTCTGTATTTGTAAGATACATTTTGCCCAAAAATCTGACTTATCTGACTTTTATTTGACATAGAAGTAGGCAATTCTTCTGACTTTTTCTACTTGTCAATCCTAAAATTTACCTAGACAATTGATTGGACTTAAACGTTTTTGGATGATTAAGGAGTTTAATTATGGCTATTTCTTTTGGTGGAGCCGGTTCTTACTGGTCTTATTGGTGGGGTGACGATTGGTACTATCATCGTACAGTGGTGAGTGATAATGCTTCAGACACTTTGCGTGGTTGGAATGGTTGGAATGATTATTTGATCGGCAATGGTGGAAATGATGACCTTATTGGTTATTCAGGAAGGGATATTCTGCAAGGTTCTAGCAACTTTAGTTCAAGTAACAATGAAATAGATATTCTCAATGGTTCATGGCAAAATACTACAGGGGATGGTGAATCTGATCTATTTGTTCTAGGAACTCCATCGGGAAATCTTTATCGAGGCACTGGATTTGCGATTATTAAAAACTTTGAACTGGGTCTTGATACTATTCAGCTTAAAGCAGGTTCTGGTGGTAATTATGGCACCGGAATAATAGTGGAAAAGCAACGACATACTCTTATGGGGGGAGGTACTTCTGCTACGGATACACTGATTAAAAATGCTTCCGGAAATTTGTTAGCCGTTATTCAGGATCAAGCTTATAGTTTTGATGATCTTTCCCATTCTTTTGAACTTGTTTAACTGCTATCTTGCTTGCACCTAGTCCCTAGATCGCCCTGCAATAAATTGGCAGGGCTGATAGGTAGCGTTAAGTTGGCTACAAAATGATGATTATTGAGACTAAAATTAGACAATCAGAAAATCATTATTGGTCATAGCTAAACCTGTGTCAAAAGTCATGTTTTAGTAAAAAGCATCTGATGCAAATTCTAAGGCGTTAGAACTGCGTTCAAGATGAAAGAAAGGATCAAAATAGGTATATGGATTAAGTTTTGCGATTGCTATTCCACTGATAGATATTACTCCTGTACTTGAATTATAAGAAGCAGAACCTGATGAACCATAAACTGTTATTCTGTCTCCTTCAGAAGCATTAAAATCTCTGATAATATCTACTTGTCTGTTTTGAAAAACCTCTGTCACATCAAACATAAATCGATCAGCACCGATTCCACCTTCAAGGGTATCTATACCCGATGAGCCTAGCAATTTATCATTGCCAGTACCACCTAATAAGTAATCGTTTCCTGAACCTCCTTTGAGAAAATCATTTCCACTCTCTCCTAACAAGCGATCATTATCAGCACCACCAGCTATTTTATCATTACCAGTTCCTCCATATAGGGTATCATTACCCGCATTGCCAAAAAGAGTGTCACTTCCACTATAGCCATAGAAAATTTCGCTGCTAGTCCACCCTGCTAGGAAATCATCATAATAATCCCGACCATAATAAGTTATAGGTGTGCTATTGCTGCCACCACCAATGATAGTAAATGACATAGATTTACCCCTTCTTTATCCAAAAAATATTTACAAACTGATGATAAAACTAATCTTAAAAATCTGTCAGTCTGATCAAGTCAGTATCGAAGTAAGGGAAAAAGTCTGCAAAAGGTCAGAAAAGTCAGAATCATAGGTTAGTTTTAATCATTTTCTAAAATCCGCAAAGTTTACTGAAATTCTCAAACAGGCATCATCAAATTTTTGCCAAACTTCATGATCACATTGTTAATCCTCATTCAAATCAGCAATCAAATCCTCTACTGTTCCCCTTTTGGCTGTTCCAGTAGCGATCGCCTCTTTCAATTCCTTAAAATTAGCTAAAATTTCTTTTTCTTTAGCTTCCGCCCTATATTTACGCAAAATTTCTAATAATAAATCTTGTTCATCCCCTGATAAACCCTCAAAAGATTTGATCATTTCCTGTAAAGTCATCGTTTCACCTCTTAACTCTTGATAAAAACCTGTCTATTTTTATTAGAACAAAAAATTCATCTATCAACCTTTAATTATTTTCAAAGATTACCTTGTTATAAATATCTGAGACCGCTACCTCAATCCTCAAAGATTTTAAACGGATAATACTGTTAGTTTCATAAGCAGTAAAAAGCCAGCGATCGCCTTCTTTTTGAAAATGTTCAATATAACATTTTTCTTGAGAAATCAATAAATATTCCTGAACAGTTGCAATCGTTCGATAAGCGGCAAACTTTTCTTCTCTGTCGTAATTTGCCGTTGCAGCAGACAAAACCTCAGCGATTAAAACAGGATTAATTACAGTATCTTTGCGTCCTTCTTGATAAGTGAGAGGTTCAGACACTACCATAATATCAGGATAGGTAGCTATTTGGCGCTCAGGTATCCATAAACGCTGATCGGTGACAAAAACGGCATAGGGGTGATTTTTTAGCGCAGTATATAAAGCCACTAATAAATTACTGATAATGCGGTTATGAGTCGGTGTCCCTCCTGTCATAGCAATAATTTTTCCATCAAGATATTCATGGCGAGTTTGGGATTGTATTTCCTGCTCAAAATATTGACTAAGAGTATATTTTTCAGTGAGAGCGGTCATAATGAGGATTGTTTGAGAATAAGCATTTTGCAGCGTTTTTCATTTGTACCCCGTTCCCCAATTCTAACAACAAAAAAGCACCCCCTCGCGGGAGTGCCTTTTCGTTCAGACTAGGAATTAACCATTGATAGCAGGAGCAGTCAGCGCTACAGGAGCCTGTTCACCACTAGCTAAGTCTAAGGGGAAGTTATGTGCATTACGCTCGTGCATTACTTCCATACCGATACCAGCGCGGTTTAACACATCGGCCCAAGTACCAATTACACGACCTTGAGAATCGAGAATCGACTGGTTGAAGTTAAAACCATTGAGGTTAAACGCCATGGTGCTAACACCCATTGCCGTAAACCAGATACCGATTACCGGCCATGCACCTAAGAAGAAGTGCAGAGAACGGCTATTGTTGAAAGAAGCGTATTGGAAGATTAAACGTCCGAAGTAACCGTGAGCGGCAACGATATTGTAGGTTTCTTCCTCTTGACCGAATTTGTAACCGTAGTTTTGAGATTCGATTTCAGTGGTTTCACGCACTAAGGAAGAAGTTACTAGGGAACCGTGCATCGCGGAGAACAAGGAACCGCCGAACACACCAGCAACACCTAACATATGGAAGGGGTGCATGAGAATGTTATGTTCTGCTTGGAACACGAACATAAAGTTAAAGGTTCCAGAGATTCCTAAAGGCATACCATCAGAGAAGGAACCTTGTCCGATGGGATAGATTAAGAATACAGCAGTAGCGGCGGATACAGGTGCGGAGTAAGCTACACAAATCCAAGGACGCATTCCTAAACGGAAAGACAGTTCCCACTGACGACCGAGGTAGCAGAAGACACCTAGTAAGAAGTGGAAAATGACTAACTGGTAGGGACCACCGTTGTATAACCACTCATCTAAGGAAGCTGCTTCCCAGATGGGGTAGAAGTGGAGTCCAATCGCGTTGGAAGAGGGAACAACAGCACCAGAGATGATGTTGTTTCCGTAGAGTAGGGAACCAGCTACAGGCTCGCGAATACCGTCGATATCTACGGGAGGAGCGGCGATAAAGGCGATGATGAAGCAGGTGGTGGCGGTGAGCAGGGTGGGGATCATGATCACACCGAACCAACCGATGTATAAGCGGTTGTTGGTGCTGGTGATCCACTGACAGAACTGCTCCCACAGGGAAGCGCTTTCGCGCTGTTGTAAGGTGGTGGTCATTGGTTTATGATTCCTATTAAGTTATCGAGGTACGATTGATTGATTGATGATGTCTCTATCTTAAGGACTTTGTAACGGTTTGTAAAGGGGTTTGACGATATTATTACTTATGTCATTGATAAGCTGGGGTTATACTACAGCGCTTCTCATCGAAAATTTGGATCTGAAACCCCGTCCTTGTTAAGTAGTCGTGCAAAATTAATTTCCTAGTCGAGACTCCGAGACTCCGAGACTCCGAGACTCACAAGACAGCTATTAGGGATCGGATTTGAGTTTTCAGTTCACTGTTTACGGATCACAGCAGAAGTCTGACGGAGTAGTGGCTTAGATGTGTAATTAATTGTGCTTAGATACTTACTGTCACCCCGTGAGATTGCCATGATACGTCTGATGCTTCGCCGTTTAACCGATAACCAGCGGCGGAGACTGAAGAAGGCTCCGATCCCTCAATTCAATCTTGACAGACCACTAGGTTGATCTAATGTTGACGCTCCCCGCTCTAAAGAGACGGGGATTCTTCGTTCATTGAGTCTCCGTTAGCCAGCAGGATTTCTCCAACCAACCAAGAGGGAATCTCTCCCGAAGCGTTTCAAGTTTGCGTGCGCCCCACGCTACTTAATCCCTTTTGCAAGATGTTTAAAGCGGCGTTTCTATCTCGACAATCTGTGTACCCATAATCAGGACAAACATGGGTTCGAGTAGATAGCGACTTTTGGACTTTTTGCCCACAATTAGCACAATTTTGAGACGTATTATGAGGTGAGACAGCTATAGTTAACTTGCAGTATTTGTCCCCAAAATACTCTAGCCATTGCCTAAAAACAGACCATCCTGCATCGGTTATCGACTTCGCTAAATGACGATTCTTAACCATGCCTTTGATATTTAAGTTGACCTGAGCGATTAAGTCGTTAGACTTAACTAGGGTTTGCAGCAAAAAGTACGGGCGAAGCATTCGGATAGAAAATCTCCGGTTTCACCGATAGGTTATTGCCCGAATGCTTCGCCCCTACAGGACGCGGGCCGATGAAGATGCAAGGTTTTGAACCACGATTCTCTCAAAATCTTGCACCTGTTTCGCTCGTAAAGCCCCAAAACCCTTACTTTGCATACATTTCACATTTATTCAGCCAGCCCTAACTAAACGGAGTGCCACACTCTTGACAAACTCTTCTCGTTGCCTACTTACTCTTAAATGTTTCCGAGCAGATCGCTTTCTAGCTTTGTGATAATTACGAGATTGTTTTTTACCCTTACGGTATTTCTTTGACTTTTTCCTGTTTAATCGGTTTAGTTGTTTTTCAGCTTTTCGATAGTAGTTCGGACAATCAATTTGATTACCTTCGCTATCTACTAAGAAAAACTTTAATCCCACATCAATCCCAGTGGCTTTCTGGGAAGGTGTTAAAGGTTTAACCGTGTCTCTGGGGTCTAATTTAATGCAGAACTGCACATAATAACCATCGGCACGATTAAGGATTCTTACCCGTTTAATCTGGTCTGGTTGATAATAATTAATATCTCTAGAGCCAATCAGTTTAAGAGTGCCAATACCTTTTTTGTCTGTAAAGGTAATATGACGTTTATCTTTTGATAGCTTCCATCCAGATACTTTATACTCAACGGAACGGGAATGTTTTTTAAACTTAGGGTAGCCTTTCTTTCCTTTAACTTGATTTTGGCAATTATCGTCAAACCGAGTAATTGCTCGCCAGGTTCTTTCTACAGCAGTCTGGCAAGCATGGGAGTTTAAATCATCAACAAATTTCAACTCTTTCCTTAATGCTGTGTTGTACCGAAATAACTCTGTTTTGCCAACACCCCGATTATCCATCCAATAACGCAGAAATTTATTCCGAACAAATTGAGTTGTCCGTATTGCTTCGTTAATGGCTTCTATCTGATTAGGTTTTGGCTTAACTTTGTATTCTAGTACAAACATTTTGACAATGCTTGACCGAGCATCGGTATTTTAACACAAAATTCTTTAAGTTGACAATACATATTTATTTAAAGCCGCCCGACCCTACAATAAAGTGCGGGGCTTGTACCCAAATTTTCGGTCAACAGGATCAATAACTACTGATTCTGAGCCGATAATGATACACTAGGCATGATTTAACTACAAACCTCGATCGCAAAAGGAAATAAACATCGATGAAAGCCATGATTTTGGCGGCAGGCAAAGGAACTCGCGTGCGTCCGATTACCCATACGATTCCCAAACCCCTGATCCCGATTTTACAAAAGCCAGTGATGGAGTTTTTGTTGGAACTGTTACGACAGCATGGCTTTGATCAGATCATGGTGAATGTCAGTCATTTAGCCGAAGAAATTGAGAGTTATTTCCGCGATGGTCAGCGTTTTGGGGTGCATATCGGCTATTCTTTCGAGGGTAGAATCCAAGAGGGCGAGTTAATCGGTGATGCACTAGGATCTGCGGGCGGTTTACGACGAATTCAAGATTTTAATCCCTTTTTTGACGATACCTTTGTGGTTCTCTGTGGTGATGCCCTGATTGATCTCGATTTAACCGCAGCCGTTAAATGGCATCGGGAAAAGGGAGCGATCGCCACTATCGTCACCAAAACCGTCCCCAAAGAGGAAGTATCGAGTTATGGGGTGGTAGTTAGCGACGAGGAGGGAAGGATTCTCAGTTTCCAAGAAAAACCCGCCATCGATGAAGCTTTAAGTACCTGCATTAACACAGGGATATATATTTTTGAGCCAGAAATCATTGATTTTATTCCCCCTAATAGTAAATACGACATCGGTGGCGAATTATTCCCCCAATTAGTCGCTAAAGGTGCGCCTTTCTACGCTTTAAACATGGATTTTGAATGGGTGGATATCGGTAAAGTCCCCGACTACTGGCAGGCAATTCGCGGGGTGTTATCCCGGGAAATTAAAAATGTTGCTATCCCCGGCATCGAAGTCAAACCGGGCATCTATACGGGCTTAAATGTGGGGGTAAACTGGGATCGAGTCGATATCACCGGACCTGTGTATATTGGGGCAATGACGCGCATTGAAGACGGGGCGAAAATTGTCGGTCCGAGTATGATTGGCCCCAATTGTTGGATTTGTGGCGGCGCGACCGTGGATAATAGCGTTATTTTTGAATATTCTCGCCTTGGACCGGGGGCGCGTTTGGTGGATAAGTTGGTCTTTGGGCGCTATTGTGTTGATAAAACCGGCGCGGCGATCGATGTGGAAGCGGCAGCCTTGGATTGGTTGATTACCGATACCCGCAAGGTTCCCCCAGAATTTGATCACCCTAAACATCAGGCAATTCGTTCTTTATTTAATGGCAAGTAGGCAACACCGCAACGGGGAAACCACTTGGCACGCATTGCGGGGAATTATGAATTATGAATTATGAATTGGGAAGTATTTTCAGTGAACAGTGAACAGTAAACAGTAAACAGTAAACAGTAATCAGTAATCAGTGAACTGAAAACTAACATCTGATAACTGATAACTGATAACTGATTCAAGGCTGACTCCCCAAAACGAAAACTTCCTACCTCACCATAGATCATGTTTGATTCTCCTGTTGATCTGCTCATTCTCTCCAATGGTCCTGGAGAAATATCTACATGGGTGCGTCCAGTTGTCAAGAGATTGCGACAAAACTTAACAGAAGATCGATCGCTGTTGCGGATTTCGGTGATTCTTTCCCCTTGTACTCATTCTATGGGGGCGGAAACGGCAGTAGTTAGGAAATATCCGGAGGTCGATCGAGTCCAGTCGCCAGAAAACTTCTTTAATTTTCTTTTCTGGGGAAAAACCGCCGATAATTGGGATTGGCACCCCAAGGGCATCGTTTTATTTTTAGGGGGCGATCAATTTTTTGCCCTCACCATCGGTAAACGGTTGGGTTATCGCACCGTTATCTATGCGGAATGGGAAGCGCGTTGGTATCGGGGGATCGATCGCTTTGCCGTGATGAATACAAGTGTATTGAATAATATTCCCCAACAATATCAGCATAAATTTACTGTTATCGGCGATTTAATGGTAGATTTGCCCACTGCTATCACCCCTGATGACGCTACCTTAATTGCACTCCTCCCCGGTTCCAAACCCTCGAAATTAGCTCAGGGTGTACCCCTAACCCTAACCATTGCCGAAAAGATACACGCACACAATCCCCAGACTAAATTCTTAATTCCCGTTGCTCCTACGATAAATTTAGCTTATTTGGCGAAATTTGCCGATCCTAGCTATAACCCGATGATTACTAAAACTGGTTGGAGTGCTGCCAAATTAAAAAACGGTGAAAAACCCTATCTAGAAACAGCTAAGGGGGTAAAAGTTGACCTAATTACCGATTTTCCCGCTCATAACCAGCTTTCTCGTTGTCATTTAGCTTTAACGACGGTGGGTGCTAATACTGCCGAATTAGGGGCGCTGGCAATCCCGATGATTATTTTACTACCGACTCAGCAACTAGACGCAATGCGGACTTGGGACGGTTTACCCGGTTTATTAGCCCAACTGCCGGGGGTGGGTTCTTTATTTGCTAAGATAATTAATCTCTATATGTTGCGGAAAAAGCGTTTATATGCTTGGCCAAATATTTGGGCCAGTGCCGAAATTGTTCCGGAATT
Encoded here:
- a CDS encoding Uma2 family endonuclease, with product MTALTEKYTLSQYFEQEIQSQTRHEYLDGKIIAMTGGTPTHNRIISNLLVALYTALKNHPYAVFVTDQRLWIPERQIATYPDIMVVSEPLTYQEGRKDTVINPVLIAEVLSAATANYDREEKFAAYRTIATVQEYLLISQEKCYIEHFQKEGDRWLFTAYETNSIIRLKSLRIEVAVSDIYNKVIFENN
- a CDS encoding NB-ARC domain-containing protein, with translation MDSLPIIAFVEKIVYTATGKYLNLIQKQIIFGTMMDKSYFTIAEEIGYSEGYVKDEGSKLWKLMSDNLNENITKANAKSRLRSWEFPEGSPQLYLDHSHYRNSLQNSILINNYNDVNIAIYQEQGQTSSVSGSNLCDLSQMPALKLCLGRVQEIYLLEQAILTHQLIEITGLIGVGKTTLMVQLVDKVKDNFESVIWRNCSFYNSWRELKLELIQIFNNNQISEFEQDNLNYKLLSYLKKHKCLLILDQCETLFQEGQNAGIYRSGYEKCEQFLDYTTNLEHQSCVFFVSNVQRKSLAKQESSYLLKLSGLQESAKEILRMANLKQDEKWSLLIEQYGAIPLYLKIATQSINTLFNNQVSAFLNYQIIPDDLEDILLKQWQYLSKLEQKIMIVVSQEEQEITLETLLHNLSEHPSSLFKAIQSLLRRNLLEKREDENYCNFVTLPIIKQFINELVSADS
- a CDS encoding IS5 family transposase, whose translation is MTYEKVKNLNPEEFKRFCGVYPETFKDMVKVLAAEKVLQKKSGRPSKLSLEDQILMTLEYLREYSTYFHLAINWEINETTALRITRKVENILIKSGLFNLPGKKTVHQANSDLEVVVVDVAEHEIERPQKKQKDYYSGKQGYYTIKSQVLAAQKTGMIICTAHGKGRIHDFNLWKNSQIGSDKSIECLADKGDQGIQKLHKNSRIPNKKKKNQELSLEEKEFNRQLSRERIVIEHIHRSLKRFRILSSRYRNRRRRFGLRFNLIAGIYNYELALGYHQVAE
- a CDS encoding sugar phosphate nucleotidyltransferase; its protein translation is MKAMILAAGKGTRVRPITHTIPKPLIPILQKPVMEFLLELLRQHGFDQIMVNVSHLAEEIESYFRDGQRFGVHIGYSFEGRIQEGELIGDALGSAGGLRRIQDFNPFFDDTFVVLCGDALIDLDLTAAVKWHREKGAIATIVTKTVPKEEVSSYGVVVSDEEGRILSFQEKPAIDEALSTCINTGIYIFEPEIIDFIPPNSKYDIGGELFPQLVAKGAPFYALNMDFEWVDIGKVPDYWQAIRGVLSREIKNVAIPGIEVKPGIYTGLNVGVNWDRVDITGPVYIGAMTRIEDGAKIVGPSMIGPNCWICGGATVDNSVIFEYSRLGPGARLVDKLVFGRYCVDKTGAAIDVEAAALDWLITDTRKVPPEFDHPKHQAIRSLFNGK
- a CDS encoding transposase, producing the protein MSNGCVESLNNKLKVIKRCGYGFRNFEIRVLLSCNKSITLA
- a CDS encoding calcium-binding protein → MSFTIIGGGSNSTPITYYGRDYYDDFLAGWTSSEIFYGYSGSDTLFGNAGNDTLYGGTGNDKIAGGADNDRLLGESGNDFLKGGSGNDYLLGGTGNDKLLGSSGIDTLEGGIGADRFMFDVTEVFQNRQVDIIRDFNASEGDRITVYGSSGSASYNSSTGVISISGIAIAKLNPYTYFDPFFHLERSSNALEFASDAFY
- a CDS encoding Uma2 family endonuclease gives rise to the protein MSRNLLVALYTGLKNQPYAVFVTDQRLWIPECQIATYPDIMVVSEPLTCQEGRKDTLINPVLITEVLSSSTANYDREEKFAAYRTIATFQEYLLISQERLYIEHFQKEGDHWLFTAYETDTIIHLNSLRVEVEIADIYNKVIFS
- the psbA gene encoding photosystem II q(b) protein, which gives rise to MTTTLQQRESASLWEQFCQWITSTNNRLYIGWFGVIMIPTLLTATTCFIIAFIAAPPVDIDGIREPVAGSLLYGNNIISGAVVPSSNAIGLHFYPIWEAASLDEWLYNGGPYQLVIFHFLLGVFCYLGRQWELSFRLGMRPWICVAYSAPVSAATAVFLIYPIGQGSFSDGMPLGISGTFNFMFVFQAEHNILMHPFHMLGVAGVFGGSLFSAMHGSLVTSSLVRETTEIESQNYGYKFGQEEETYNIVAAHGYFGRLIFQYASFNNSRSLHFFLGAWPVIGIWFTAMGVSTMAFNLNGFNFNQSILDSQGRVIGTWADVLNRAGIGMEVMHERNAHNFPLDLASGEQAPVALTAPAING